In bacterium, the DNA window TAATGATAATGTTTTCTTTCATAACTTTAACGCAAAGAAAAAAGACTTTCTTTTATAAAATAATAAGGCAAGAATAAAAAAACATCATCTATTATTATCTGTTGTTAGAAATAGAAAATCAATTGGAAAGCTAAAGTTTAATGGAACTAGTGCTTCATGACTTTTGATGTTAAGGAAAATGAGATTTTTGCCGATATATTTATATATTTATTGTACGTGTTTAGCTAATGCTTAATGTATCCTAAAGTTAGGAAAGAAGATATGGAAAATTCTAAATACATAAGCACGGTATGTGTTTAGCTTTAATGGGACAAATGAAATCCGAAATTCGAAATCTTAAAACAAATTCAAATGACTAAAATTGAAAATTCAAAACAAAAAATTTAACATAATTTTGCTTCGCTTTGCTCGCAAGATACTTCGTATTCCGTAGTAATTATTTTTAACATTTTGATATTGTAACTACAATCAAGTAAAATTTCTTGACAAATTCTTAAAATCTTGATACATTATAAAATAGAATGGCACAAATAGATGGATTATTAAAAGAGCTCCTTGAAAGAAAGGGTTCTGACCTTCATATAAAGGCAGAAGAGCCTCCAATATTTCGGGTAAATGGAAGGCTGACAAAACCCAATACCCAAAAGCTTACAGCTGATAATACAAAAAATATCCTATACGAGATATTGAATGACGAGAGAAAAAGGATATTTGAGGAGACAATGGAGCTTGATATTGCTTATACGCCAGAGGGTTTTGAGACAAGGTTCAGGATGAACCTTTTTTGGCAGAAGGGTTGTGTAGGTGCTGCTATCAGGGCTATTCCATTAAATATTCCAACCATTGAAGAACTTGATCTTCCTCTAACATTAAAGGATATAGCTGTTAAACACAGGGGAATGTTTTTGGTTACAGGTCCAACAGGCTCTGGAAAATCAACAACATTGGCTGCTATGGTAAATTATATAAACTCAAAAAGAAGGGGGAATATTATTACAATTGAAGATCCAATAGAATTTGTTTATAAGGATAACCTTGCAAGTATAAGCCAAAGGGAGCTTGGTGTAGATACAAAGAGCTTTGCTGATGCCTTAAGGTCTGTTATAAGGGAGGATCCCGATATTATCCTTGTTGGTGAGCTAAGGGACATTGAAACAATATCTGCTGCTGTAACAGCGGCAGAGATGGGGCATCTTGTTTTGACAACCCTCCATACAACAGATGCTGTTTCAACCATAAATAGAATAATAGATGTATATCCACCCGATCAGCAAGCACAGGTAAGGGCACAGCTTGCAATGACCATTCAGGGTGTCCTTTCACAGACCCTTCTTATTAAGGCAGATGGAAAGGGAAGGGTTGTTGCTACAGAGCTTATGGTAGCAAATACAGGCGTAAGAAGCCTTATAAGGACAGGCAAATCAGACCAGATATATTCTATTATACAAGCAGGTGCAAAATTTGGAATGCAGACCCTTGACCAGAGCCTTTTAAATCTGACAAGAAGGGGTGTTGTTTCTTATTCTGAGGCAATACAAAAGACATCAAATCCAACAGATTTTGAACAAAGGGCATCAAGGATGGGAATAGCATTATGAGTTTTTAGTTTTATAGTTAAGGAGGTAAAGAATGGCACATAAAAAGGGACAAGGAAGCTCAAGGAATGGAAGGGATTCAGCTGGAAAGAGGCTTGGAATAAAGAAATTCTCAAACCAAAAGGTAAGTGGCGGAACAATCCTCGTAAGACAGAGGGGAACAAAGGTAATTGCTGGAAAGAATGTTGGAAGGGGCAAAGATGATACCCTCTTTGCAAAGGTAAGTGGCATCCTCTCTTTCAAAGAGAAGAACGGAAAAAAGATGGTTGAAGTCGCAATTCCTTGA includes these proteins:
- the rpmA gene encoding 50S ribosomal protein L27 yields the protein MAHKKGQGSSRNGRDSAGKRLGIKKFSNQKVSGGTILVRQRGTKVIAGKNVGRGKDDTLFAKVSGILSFKEKNGKKMVEVAIP
- a CDS encoding type IV pilus twitching motility protein PilT, encoding MAQIDGLLKELLERKGSDLHIKAEEPPIFRVNGRLTKPNTQKLTADNTKNILYEILNDERKRIFEETMELDIAYTPEGFETRFRMNLFWQKGCVGAAIRAIPLNIPTIEELDLPLTLKDIAVKHRGMFLVTGPTGSGKSTTLAAMVNYINSKRRGNIITIEDPIEFVYKDNLASISQRELGVDTKSFADALRSVIREDPDIILVGELRDIETISAAVTAAEMGHLVLTTLHTTDAVSTINRIIDVYPPDQQAQVRAQLAMTIQGVLSQTLLIKADGKGRVVATELMVANTGVRSLIRTGKSDQIYSIIQAGAKFGMQTLDQSLLNLTRRGVVSYSEAIQKTSNPTDFEQRASRMGIAL